One window of Brachybacterium ginsengisoli genomic DNA carries:
- a CDS encoding ABC transporter permease, whose protein sequence is MPSRAPDLDPTAPPEAPEKVPEASEHVARAARRGRSRRLRRNRLLQGGVLLAILLLWWLITLLKLVDPLYLPSPLAVLRAFIDANRCLVIDEATGRTVCGVQNYYLWEHLIASLQRIGVGVALAAVLGVALGALMSMWEPANTAFAPLLNFLRALPPLGYIGLIIVWVGIGDTSKYLLLFLAAFPPIVIATIDGVRGVKEDYLSAARSMGADSSQMARFVVLPAATASIFSGVRLAVGFAWTTVVAAELNNGIPGIGGLAYISGTQLNTALTIACIIVIGLVALALDGVIRWVGDRLVPWHGKV, encoded by the coding sequence GTGCCCTCCCGTGCCCCGGACCTGGACCCGACGGCACCACCGGAGGCCCCGGAGAAGGTACCGGAGGCGTCCGAGCACGTGGCCCGAGCCGCCCGCCGCGGTCGGTCCCGGCGCCTGCGACGGAACCGCCTGCTGCAGGGCGGGGTGCTCCTGGCGATCCTGCTGCTGTGGTGGCTCATCACCCTGCTGAAGCTGGTCGATCCGCTGTACCTCCCCAGCCCGCTGGCCGTGCTGCGGGCCTTCATCGACGCGAACCGCTGCCTGGTCATCGACGAAGCCACCGGGCGGACCGTCTGCGGCGTCCAGAACTACTACCTCTGGGAGCACCTGATCGCCTCGCTCCAGCGGATCGGCGTGGGTGTCGCGCTCGCCGCCGTGCTGGGCGTCGCCCTCGGCGCGCTCATGAGCATGTGGGAGCCGGCGAACACCGCCTTCGCGCCCCTGCTGAACTTCCTGCGCGCGCTGCCGCCGCTGGGCTACATCGGCCTGATCATCGTGTGGGTGGGCATCGGCGACACCTCGAAGTACCTGCTCCTGTTCCTCGCCGCCTTCCCGCCGATCGTCATCGCGACCATCGACGGCGTGCGCGGCGTGAAGGAGGACTACCTCTCCGCCGCCCGCAGCATGGGCGCCGACTCCTCGCAGATGGCGCGCTTCGTGGTCCTGCCCGCGGCGACCGCCTCGATCTTCTCCGGGGTGCGCCTCGCCGTCGGCTTCGCCTGGACCACGGTGGTCGCGGCCGAGCTCAACAACGGCATCCCCGGCATCGGCGGGCTCGCCTACATCTCCGGCACCCAGCTCAACACCGCGCTCACCATCGCCTGCATCATCGTGATCGGCCTCGTCGCGCTCGCGCTCGACGGAGTGATCCGGTGGGTGGGCGACCGGCTGGTGCCCTGGCACGGAAAGGTCTGA
- a CDS encoding taurine ABC transporter substrate-binding protein — protein sequence MNPRTVPSRRGAALRLAAASLGVVLALSGCVQSGRTSHPDNYAGEVACPVDPDPSITTSARIAWQAIPNGDLVVKDLQLLEACMPEADISWLKMNSGGDVIQAFGSDSLDISQVGSSPVVKAASPPLSKDLKVVWISDVIGDAESLVVKDPDIESLKDMSGKTIGVPFGSTAHYSLLTALGEEGMIDDVRVINLATDAILAAWQRDEIDAAWVWEPTLSELLAAEGHTILSSEDSAGLGSPTFDLVAATDKFVTENPEFMRMWTIVQAEGTRLLNEEPELAATSLAVQLGVEPAEAKKLMPGYIYPSLEEQAGPDYFGGDGLGKALTGTGEFLDKQGEIDSPAKDGVYSDMPYGDAIEEVSK from the coding sequence GTGAACCCGAGAACCGTCCCCTCCCGCCGCGGCGCCGCGCTGCGCCTCGCCGCCGCCTCCCTGGGCGTGGTGCTGGCGCTCAGCGGCTGCGTGCAGTCCGGCCGCACCAGCCATCCCGACAACTACGCGGGCGAGGTCGCCTGCCCCGTCGACCCCGACCCGTCGATCACCACCTCGGCGCGGATCGCCTGGCAGGCGATCCCCAACGGCGACCTCGTGGTCAAGGACCTCCAGCTGCTCGAGGCCTGCATGCCGGAGGCGGACATCTCCTGGCTGAAGATGAACTCCGGCGGCGACGTCATCCAGGCCTTCGGCTCGGACTCGCTGGACATCTCCCAGGTGGGCTCGAGCCCCGTGGTCAAGGCCGCCTCCCCGCCGCTGTCCAAGGACCTGAAGGTGGTCTGGATCAGCGACGTGATCGGCGATGCCGAGTCGCTCGTGGTCAAGGACCCCGACATCGAGTCGCTGAAGGACATGTCCGGCAAGACCATCGGCGTGCCCTTCGGCTCCACCGCGCACTACTCGCTGCTCACGGCGCTCGGTGAGGAGGGCATGATCGACGACGTGCGGGTCATCAACCTCGCGACCGACGCGATCCTCGCCGCCTGGCAGCGGGACGAGATCGACGCCGCCTGGGTCTGGGAGCCCACGCTCAGCGAGCTCCTCGCCGCCGAGGGGCACACCATCCTCTCCAGCGAGGACAGCGCGGGCCTCGGCTCGCCCACCTTCGACCTGGTGGCCGCGACCGACAAGTTCGTCACCGAGAATCCCGAGTTCATGCGGATGTGGACGATCGTGCAGGCCGAGGGGACCCGCCTGCTGAACGAGGAGCCGGAGCTCGCCGCGACCTCCCTCGCCGTCCAGCTCGGCGTGGAGCCCGCGGAGGCGAAGAAGCTCATGCCCGGCTACATCTACCCGAGCCTCGAGGAGCAGGCCGGCCCCGACTACTTCGGCGGGGACGGGCTCGGGAAGGCACTCACCGGCACCGGCGAGTTCCTCGACAAGCAGGGGGAGATCGACTCCCCGGCGAAGGACGGCGTGTACTCGGACATGCCCTACGGCGACGCGATCGAGGAGGTCTCGAAGTGA
- a CDS encoding ABC transporter ATP-binding protein, translating to MSDAPATSPVVTLDQVSQRFVTDSGDVVHALAETDLTIPQGQFVCVVGPSGCGKTTLLKIIAGFLAPTGGSAHYREQRITKPGAERGVVFQQPNLYPWFSVRDNVALGMRMRKVGKKERTEKAQEHLELVGLGDFGDAKPYELSGGMQQRAQIARVLANETDVILMDEPFGALDAITRAQVQVDLLRIQRAEQRTVFFITHDVDEAVFLGDRVLVMSARPGRVVLDQEVTLSAQAGRVLGEDMRRLPEFVELREKIAGAIEH from the coding sequence GTGAGCGATGCACCGGCCACGTCCCCCGTGGTGACCCTCGACCAGGTGTCCCAGCGCTTCGTCACCGACTCCGGCGACGTGGTCCACGCCCTGGCGGAGACGGACCTGACCATCCCTCAGGGGCAGTTCGTCTGCGTGGTGGGACCCTCCGGCTGCGGCAAGACGACGCTGCTGAAGATCATCGCCGGCTTCCTCGCCCCGACCGGCGGCTCCGCGCACTACCGGGAGCAGCGGATCACCAAGCCCGGCGCCGAGCGCGGCGTGGTCTTCCAGCAGCCGAACCTCTACCCCTGGTTCTCCGTGCGGGACAACGTGGCCCTCGGCATGCGGATGCGAAAGGTGGGCAAGAAGGAGCGCACCGAGAAGGCCCAGGAGCACCTCGAGCTGGTGGGCCTCGGCGACTTCGGCGACGCGAAGCCCTACGAGCTCTCCGGCGGCATGCAGCAGCGCGCCCAGATCGCCCGTGTGCTCGCCAACGAGACCGACGTGATCCTCATGGACGAGCCCTTCGGTGCGCTGGACGCGATCACGCGCGCCCAGGTCCAGGTGGACCTGCTGAGGATCCAGCGGGCCGAGCAGCGCACCGTCTTCTTCATCACCCACGACGTGGACGAGGCCGTGTTCCTCGGCGACCGGGTGCTCGTGATGAGCGCACGGCCCGGCCGCGTGGTGCTGGACCAGGAGGTGACGCTCTCCGCCCAGGCCGGTCGCGTGCTGGGGGAGGACATGCGGCGCCTGCCGGAGTTCGTGGAGCTGAGGGAGAAGATCGCCGGGGCGATCGAGCACTGA
- a CDS encoding glycosyltransferase: MPEAHRVLRNARLLTQAVVQHLLDDPALLPIQVSRRLPLRARRRIGNGLRAAFGSLPGGQGLAALGASMAGDEDRALHLLRAEGVQRSRAAGEVAVLLDRADLLPADAAPAVRARGQWQLGELGGAVRTLEAAGRGERSQARQYRSELRLLGEDHRLRVRSERSQSGPSADGPLRVLHLLTNSLPHTQSGYALRTHNILTSLAAQGIESLALTRTGYPVMLGKPFCEDEDVIDGIRYRRTLPSRLGASPEERLEQEVDEALRLVGEFRPHVLHTTSDYRNALVAQAVSAATGLPWAYEVRGLMEQTWIASHRSATTRAAAAQSEKVERIIAAEASLAREASAVVTLSRTMAEVLEARGVPGERISLVPNGVDETLLAETLDPALARDQIGLDLPAGAFVVGAVSALVDYEGFDVLLRAVALLLEDPGVSQEDRDRLHVLLVGDGVAAPALQELAGALGIRERLHMPGRVPAPSARTWVQALDVVVVPRKDLEVTRTVTPQKPAEALALGRPVVVSDLPALRETVLDQAGHLVGEPVRADDPSALAGALSRLMSDRTCREDLARRGRRAAAARSWAASMRTYEHMYRSVMASGVEERVSGE; this comes from the coding sequence GTGCCTGAAGCCCACCGCGTGCTGCGGAACGCACGGCTCCTCACGCAGGCGGTCGTCCAGCATCTGCTCGATGACCCCGCTCTGCTCCCGATCCAGGTCAGCCGACGCCTGCCCCTGCGTGCGCGCCGACGCATCGGGAACGGCCTGAGGGCTGCGTTCGGCTCGCTGCCCGGAGGGCAGGGCCTGGCGGCGCTCGGCGCCTCCATGGCGGGGGATGAGGACAGGGCGCTCCACCTGCTCCGCGCGGAGGGCGTGCAGCGGTCACGCGCCGCCGGCGAGGTGGCCGTGCTCCTGGACCGGGCGGATCTCCTGCCCGCCGACGCCGCTCCCGCGGTCCGTGCGCGGGGGCAGTGGCAGCTCGGCGAGCTCGGCGGGGCCGTGCGCACCCTCGAGGCCGCAGGCCGTGGTGAGCGGTCCCAGGCCCGGCAGTACCGCAGCGAGCTCCGACTCCTGGGCGAGGACCACAGGCTGCGGGTCCGCAGCGAACGGTCGCAGAGCGGACCGTCGGCCGACGGCCCCCTGCGGGTCCTCCACCTGCTCACCAACTCCCTGCCGCACACGCAGTCCGGGTACGCGCTGCGCACGCACAACATCCTCACGTCACTCGCAGCGCAGGGGATCGAGTCCCTGGCACTAACGCGCACCGGATATCCCGTGATGCTCGGCAAGCCGTTCTGCGAGGACGAGGACGTCATCGACGGGATCCGATACCGGCGGACGCTCCCGTCACGGCTCGGGGCGAGTCCGGAGGAACGCCTGGAGCAGGAGGTGGACGAGGCGCTCCGCCTGGTGGGGGAGTTCCGCCCGCATGTCCTGCACACGACCAGCGACTACCGCAATGCTCTCGTCGCGCAGGCGGTGAGCGCCGCGACCGGCCTGCCCTGGGCCTACGAGGTGCGCGGCCTGATGGAGCAGACCTGGATCGCCTCGCACCGCAGTGCGACCACCCGTGCCGCCGCGGCACAGTCCGAGAAGGTCGAGAGGATCATCGCGGCGGAGGCATCGCTGGCCCGGGAGGCGAGCGCCGTGGTCACGCTCAGCCGCACCATGGCCGAGGTGCTCGAAGCACGAGGCGTGCCCGGGGAGCGCATCTCGCTCGTCCCCAACGGGGTCGACGAGACCCTGCTCGCCGAGACCCTCGACCCGGCCCTCGCAAGGGACCAGATCGGGTTGGACCTCCCCGCAGGGGCGTTCGTCGTCGGCGCGGTCAGCGCCCTCGTCGACTACGAAGGGTTCGACGTGCTGCTCCGCGCCGTCGCCCTGCTCCTGGAGGATCCGGGCGTGTCCCAGGAGGACCGCGACCGGCTCCACGTCCTGCTGGTCGGGGACGGGGTCGCCGCCCCGGCGCTCCAGGAGCTCGCCGGCGCCCTCGGGATCCGCGAGCGGCTGCACATGCCGGGCAGGGTGCCGGCGCCCTCGGCTCGCACCTGGGTCCAGGCGCTCGACGTCGTCGTGGTGCCCCGCAAGGATCTCGAGGTCACCCGCACGGTCACCCCGCAGAAGCCGGCGGAGGCCCTCGCCCTGGGACGCCCGGTGGTGGTCAGCGATCTTCCCGCGCTGCGGGAGACGGTCCTCGACCAGGCCGGGCACCTCGTGGGGGAGCCCGTGCGGGCCGACGATCCGTCCGCTCTGGCGGGCGCTCTGAGCCGGCTGATGTCCGACCGGACCTGTCGTGAAGATCTCGCGCGACGGGGCAGGCGGGCCGCTGCGGCGAGGAGCTGGGCGGCGTCGATGAGAACATACGAGCACATGTACAGATCGGTCATGGCGTCTGGAGTCGAGGAGCGGGTCAGTGGCGAGTGA
- a CDS encoding ABC transporter permease — MASEVKSTTDVKRALEAKGLDPSALTRIGVRPPLGEYIQQLWQRRHFIWYDSRHRASTQNSGMLLGNVWLFLRPLVDVAFYFVIFGLVLDSGRGMENFAAFLTIGILLYRSTATSISSGTGLLRSNKAMIKAFTFPRASIPISAVLQATMTAVFTTFVMCIAIMVIPPFVVPKATWVLVVPIFLIQAVLNLGVMLITARIGFHLPDLANVLGVVSRFLMYASGVMFPIERFVHNETALSIVTLNPLYQIIDMMRTALMDGQVPDLRAWTISMLWAVGILVVGFIYFWRAEESYGRELG; from the coding sequence GTGGCGAGTGAGGTGAAGAGCACCACCGATGTGAAGCGCGCCCTCGAGGCCAAGGGCCTCGATCCGAGCGCGCTCACGCGGATCGGGGTGCGCCCGCCGCTGGGCGAGTACATCCAGCAGCTGTGGCAGCGGCGGCATTTCATCTGGTACGACTCCAGGCATCGCGCATCGACCCAGAACTCAGGGATGCTCCTGGGCAACGTGTGGCTCTTCCTCCGCCCCCTGGTCGACGTGGCGTTCTACTTCGTCATCTTCGGCCTGGTGCTGGACTCCGGACGCGGCATGGAGAACTTCGCAGCTTTCCTCACCATCGGGATCCTGCTCTACCGCTCGACCGCGACCTCGATCTCCTCCGGCACGGGTCTGCTCCGGAGCAACAAGGCGATGATCAAGGCCTTCACCTTCCCCAGGGCGTCGATCCCGATCTCGGCGGTGCTCCAGGCCACGATGACGGCGGTCTTCACGACTTTCGTCATGTGCATCGCCATCATGGTGATCCCGCCGTTCGTCGTCCCGAAGGCCACGTGGGTGCTGGTGGTCCCGATCTTCCTGATCCAGGCGGTGCTGAACCTGGGCGTCATGCTCATCACGGCGCGGATCGGGTTCCATCTTCCCGACCTGGCGAATGTGCTGGGCGTGGTGAGCAGGTTCCTGATGTACGCCTCGGGTGTCATGTTCCCCATCGAGAGGTTCGTCCACAACGAGACCGCTCTGAGCATCGTGACCCTCAACCCGCTGTATCAGATCATCGACATGATGCGCACTGCTCTGATGGACGGGCAGGTCCCCGATCTGCGGGCATGGACGATCTCCATGCTGTGGGCCGTGGGCATCCTGGTCGTGGGGTTCATCTACTTCTGGCGGGCGGAGGAGAGCTATGGCCGAGAGCTCGGATGA
- a CDS encoding ABC transporter ATP-binding protein — MAESSDDLALPEDDDQQETLWVAPEESPLTVVAHRVRMRYKVPRTDRAPRTGLLGKLAPRRSMVSVSAVRGVDLLVREGEFVGIIGRNGSGKSTLLRMLAGVEPPTSGSVYTSARPQLLGVSAALMSELTGAENIKLGFLALGMTPEKAEELMPQAAELSALGGAVDLPMRTYSSGMSSRLKFAISVMAQPKILMVDEALSTGDATFSKRSKAKMDELLENAGTVFMVNHAPRAIENVCSRVIWMEKGRIVMDGDTKEVSAMYRSFTYRMARDRQDEADAILREAVAHGEAQRSASALTLPDDSATSPVDAADDVPELEPDPFVSIFERQMRPQSFPGASLPRDHDTDSSSAAVSENNSPERRGRHA, encoded by the coding sequence ATGGCCGAGAGCTCGGATGACCTCGCCCTGCCGGAGGACGATGACCAGCAGGAGACCCTGTGGGTCGCGCCCGAGGAGTCGCCCCTCACGGTCGTGGCCCATCGCGTGCGGATGCGCTACAAGGTGCCGCGCACCGATCGGGCGCCCCGGACCGGCCTCCTCGGAAAGCTCGCGCCGCGTCGCTCCATGGTCTCCGTCTCCGCCGTGCGCGGCGTGGACCTGCTGGTGCGCGAAGGCGAGTTCGTGGGCATCATCGGCCGGAACGGGTCGGGCAAGTCCACTCTGCTGAGGATGCTCGCGGGCGTGGAGCCGCCGACGTCCGGATCGGTGTACACCAGTGCGAGGCCTCAGCTCCTGGGAGTGAGCGCGGCGCTGATGAGCGAGCTCACCGGGGCCGAGAACATCAAGCTCGGGTTCCTGGCTCTGGGGATGACCCCGGAGAAGGCCGAGGAGCTGATGCCGCAGGCCGCCGAGCTCTCCGCTCTCGGAGGAGCGGTCGATCTGCCCATGCGGACGTACTCCTCCGGAATGTCCTCCCGCCTCAAGTTCGCGATCTCGGTGATGGCCCAGCCCAAGATCCTGATGGTCGATGAAGCGCTCTCGACGGGCGACGCGACCTTCTCCAAGAGGTCCAAGGCGAAGATGGACGAGCTGCTGGAGAACGCAGGGACGGTCTTCATGGTGAACCACGCGCCGCGCGCGATCGAGAACGTGTGCTCACGCGTCATCTGGATGGAGAAGGGCCGCATCGTGATGGACGGCGACACCAAAGAGGTCTCCGCCATGTACCGCTCCTTCACGTACCGCATGGCGCGCGATCGTCAGGATGAGGCCGACGCGATCCTGCGCGAGGCGGTCGCCCACGGGGAGGCTCAACGATCAGCGTCCGCGCTCACCCTCCCGGACGACTCCGCGACGTCACCGGTCGATGCGGCTGACGATGTCCCGGAGCTCGAGCCCGATCCGTTCGTGTCCATCTTCGAGCGCCAGATGAGACCTCAGAGCTTCCCCGGGGCGAGTCTGCCCAGAGACCACGACACCGACAGCAGCAGTGCTGCTGTCTCCGAGAACAATTCCCCCGAACGACGAGGACGGCACGCATGA